In the genome of Xenopus laevis strain J_2021 chromosome 1S, Xenopus_laevis_v10.1, whole genome shotgun sequence, one region contains:
- the zbtb5.S gene encoding zinc finger and BTB domain-containing protein 5, producing the protein MDFPGHFEQTFQQLNYQRLQGQLCDCVIVVGSRHFKAHRSVLAACSTHFRALFTVAESDQSMNMIQLDSEVVTSEAFAALIDMMYTSTLMLGESNVMDVLLAASHLHLNSVVKACKHYLTTRTLPMSPSNGKAQEQSARMQRSFMLQQLGLSIVSSALNSSQNTEDQPQQQQNSMSSSGRNNMVEQRATFPIKRLHKRKQSSEERTRQRMRNSVDECLNDVTPESVQSIVSSREEYFSPDSLKMMDNLKSDSTPDNHEDSTIMFDGSYSNQEDTQVPSQSDNSGENISQISIGSQAAQIGTSYSQDKNIYSSETQEVIVGEKDHMRVIVKSEPLSSPEPQDEVSDVTSQAEGSESVEVEVVASAEKIELSPESSDRSFSDPQSSTDRVGNLHIMDVSDNLEHKSSFSISNFLKSRNCNLGQNSDDNIPNTTSDCRMDGEISYLVSPEAGTSNHSTVMSHMDNPFSDSPDSHFTRPMQDAMTLSCAQSSNYRGNDPFGMDFPRSDLGLHSMSRSIMGNPRGRPSSVPSYRRIAPKMPIVTSVRSTQFQDNATNSQLLLNGGNSYENVHTSQQGPPQLTRASADVLSKCKKALSEHNVLVVEGARKYACKICCKTFLTLTDCKKHIRVHTGEKPYACLKCGKRFSQSSHLYKHSKTTCLRWQNSNIPTALL; encoded by the coding sequence ATGGATTTTCCAGGACATTTTGAACAAACCTTTCAGCAGCTAAACTATCAGAGGCTCCAAGGACAGCTCTGTGACTGTGTAATTGTGGTTGGTAGTCGTCACTTCAAAGCTCATCGTTCTGTGTTAGCAGCATGCAGTACTCATTTCCGAGCTCTCTTTACAGTGGCAGAAAGCGATCAGAGCATGAACATGATCCAGTTGGACAGTGAAGTTGTGACGTCTGAAGCCTTTGCTGCTTTAATTGATATGATGTATACATCCACGCTTATGCTAGGAGAGAGCAATGTCATGGACGTTTTACTTGCAGCATCTCATCTGCATTTGAATTCAGTGGTAAAAGCATGCAAACACTACCTCACTACAAGGACACTTCCTATGTCACCCTCTAACGGAAAGGCTCAAGAGCAGAGTGCTCGCATGCAGAGATCTTTCATGCTTCAACAACTTGGTTTAAGTATAGTGAGCTCTGCCTTGAACTCAAGTCAGAATACAGAGGACCAGCCTCAGCAACAGCAAAATTCAATGAGCTCTTCTGGCCGAAATAACATGGTGGAGCAAAGAGCCACCTTTCCAATAAAACGGCTTCACAAAAGAAAGCAGTCATCAGAAGAAAGAACAAGGCAACGCATGAGGAACTCTGTTGATGAATGCCTCAATGATGTAACTCCTGAAAGTGTGCAGTCCATTGTTAGTTCTCGAGAAGAATATTTCTCTCCTGATTCACTGAAAATGATGGACAACTTGAAGTCTGATTCTACCCCAGACAACCATGAGGATAGCACAATCATGTTTGATGGTTCATATAGCAACCAAGAAGATACACAAGTACCAAGTCAGTCTGACAACAGTGGAGAAAATATTTCACAGATATCCATAGGATCCCAGGCAGCCCAAATTGGAACCAGTTACAGtcaagataaaaatatatattcttctgAAACACAAGAAGTAATTGTGGGTGAAAAAGATCACATGAGAGTCATTGTCAAATCTGAGCCTCTGAGCTCACCGGAACCTCAAGATGAagttagtgatgtcacttctcaAGCAGAGGGTAGTGAGTCAGTTGAAGTAGAAGTTGTTGCAAGTGCAGAAAAGATTGAATTGAGTCCTGAAAGTAGTGATAGAAGTTTCTCTGATCCTCAGTCAAGTACTGACAGAGTGGGAAACCTTCATATAATGGATGTATCGGATAACCTTGAGCACAAATCTTCCTTCAGTATTTCTAACTTCCTCAAAAGTAGAAACTGCAACTTAGGCCAAAACAGTGATGACAACATTCCCAATACTACAAGTGACTGCAGAATGGATGGAGAAATCTCTTACTTAGTGAGCCCAGAGGCAGGAACCAGCAATCATTCTACAGTCATGTCTCATATGGATAATCCATTTAGTGATAGCCCAGACTCTCATTTCACTAGGCCAATGCAGGATGCAATGACTTTATCTTGTGCTCAGTCCTCAAATTATCGAGGAAATGATCCTTTTGGGATGGACTTCCCAAGGTCTGACTTAGGGCTTCATTCGATGTCCAGATCTATTATGGGTAATCCAAGGGGCAGACCTAGTAGCGTTCCAAGTTATCGGCGTATTGCCCCAAAAATGCCTATTGTAACTTCTGTGCGAAGCACCCAGTTTCAGGACAACGCAACCAATTCTCAGCTTTTACTAAATGGAGGAAATTCATATGAAAATGTTCATACATCACAACAGGGACCACCCCAGCTGACAAGGGCCTCTGCAGATGTTCTCTCAAAATGCAAGAAGGCTTTATCTGAACATAATGTGTTAGTGGTTGAAGGTGCCCGAAAATATGCGTGCAAAATATGCTGTAAAACCTTTCTCACTTTAACAGACTGCAAAAAGCACATCCGTGTACACACAGGAGAAAAACCATATGCTTGTCTAAAATGTGGAAAAAGGTTTAGTCAATCTAGCCACCTTTATAAGCATTCCAAAACTACTTGCCTTAGGTGGCAAAACAGTAATATTCCAACAGCTTTGCTATAG